A genomic stretch from Mesoplodon densirostris isolate mMesDen1 chromosome 3, mMesDen1 primary haplotype, whole genome shotgun sequence includes:
- the SUB1 gene encoding activated RNA polymerase II transcriptional coactivator p15, which translates to MPKSKELVSSSSSGSDSDSEVDKKLKRKKQVAPEKPVKKQKTGETSRALSSSKQSSSSRDDNMFQIGKMRYVSVRDFKGKVLIDIREYWMDPEGEMKPGRKGISLNPEQWSQLKEQISDIDDAVRKL; encoded by the exons atgcCGAAGTCAAAGGAACTTGTTTCTTCAAGCTCTTCTGGCAGTGATTCTGACAGTGAAGTAGACAAAAAG ttaAAGAGGAAAAAGCAAGTTGCTCcagaaaaacctgtaaaaaaacaaaagactggTGAAACTTCAAGAGCCCTGTCATCTTCTAagcagagcagcagcagcagagacGATAACATGTTTCAG aTTGGGAAAATGAGGTATGTCAGTGTTCGGGACTTTAAAGGGAAAGTCTTAATTGATATTAGAGAATACTGGATGGATCCGGAAGGTGAAATGAAACCGGGAAGGAAAG gtATTTCTTTAAATCCTGAGCAGTGGAGCCAGCTGAAGGAACAGATTTCTGACATTGATGATGCAGtaagaaaactgtaa